Within the Catalinimonas niigatensis genome, the region AACTTGGGCGTTTCCCACAGGTGGTTTCAGAATATCACGGTGTTCGTCTATCCATTGCCTCAGATTAAATGCTTTTTTGATAGCCATAAAAATTGAGTGTTAATAAAATTTTCTATAGTAATAATAAAATTTTAACCTATAATTTAAAAAAAACCAACCTAATTTAAGATTTTAAAGCATTTTACTGAGCATGGTAAAAACAAATGTGTAAATTTTTCATTATCCATTTAGAATCTCATTCTTTTGACTTGTCAATAATTTTTTTAGCATACTTTCTTCTCTGATGTGCCGGATTTTTAGCTGATACAATTTCTCAAATGGTTTATTTTTCTTCTTTGCATCAACAGGCTTCTGCCCGCAATCCTAAAGAAAGGCTCCGGCAAAAGATAGATGATTTGCGTAAAGAATTGTATGAAGCAGAGCAGGAATGGCTGAAACTGGAAAAAGAAGAACAGAAAAATATCCCTCTTCCAAAATCTTTGTCTCCAAGACCCAAAAAACGTGATAAGAAAGTCTTTGAGTTTCCTAAAGATTACATCTATCTTTTGCAGGCCACCATTGAAAATAATGATCACCTTATTGTAATCATTGATCATCATTATACCTGTATAGCTGTCAATAGAAAAGCCAGACTAGAATCTTACCGTTTGTTGGGTGTGGAATTTCGGCCTGGTATGGATATGCGCAGCAATCCCAAAACAGACTATCCTGATCTGGTACAAATTACCAAAAAATGGAAAGATGTATTGAATGGCAAGAAGTTTACCATACAGGCAAGGCTTTCGGGAGTACATTACGATCATGCTTTTTATCGCCTACATTTCTATCCCATACAAGACAAGGGAAAAATCATTGGCGCAGTGTTGGCAGGACATGACATCACTCGCGAAAAAAAGGCTCAGGAAATCCAGATCGATTTACACAACACCCTACAGCTTTCTAACAACAAGCTTAAAGGGATCATCAATGGTGCCAGTCATGCCATTGTAGCCATCAACCTCGCGTATGAGATTATTGAACTTAACGAAGAAGGATCTGCTTTTCTGAGTCTGCATTATGATAGCTCTGTAAAAGCAGGTGATATCCTGACGCAATTCGCTACAGAAGCCTCACTATTGAAACTATGGGAACGTGCACTGGCAGGTGAGAAATTTATCCGTCTGTATAAATTTGGCTTAAAGCAGGGCAAAATCGCTCATTTTGAGCTTTCCTTCAGCAATATTCGTGATGATAAAGGCAAGCTTATCGGAGCTACGATGATTGCCCGTGATGTGAGTAAAGAGAGACAAATTGAACAAGAGCTGAAAGATATCAAAGAACTCAAGTTTTTGGCTGAAAATATGGCCCAGCTGATCTGGATCATACGGGCCGATAGTGAACCTGAATATTTTAATAAACGCTTTTTCCATTACACTGGCTACAGCTTGCGGGAGTTGAAACAAAGTAAATGGCGTCAGGTCGTCCATCCTGAAGACCTGGAAGAAAGTCTACGTATCTGGAAAAAAGCACGGCAACTGGAGGTTCCCTGTGAGATAGAATACCGGCTCAAAAGGGCTTCCGACCAAAGCTATCGCTGGCACCTGGTGAGGAGTGTGCCCATGAAAAATGATCATGGAAAAATCACTCACTGGATTAGCTCTGCTACGGACATACATGAACGAAGAGTGCAGACGGAGCAGATTGAAGAAAAAAACAATCAGCTTAGCCGTATCAATCAATACCTGGACGATTTTGTACATGCGACAGCCCATGACCTGAGGGTACCGGTAGCCCGCCTGCAGTTGATGGTAAAAGCTTTCCAGGAATTATCTTTTGAGCAAAGAGAAAAACTACTCCCAAAAATTATTCGCAGTGTCAACCATTTGGATTCTACCTTAAGAGGTCTGATCCAGGTGATTGACCTGCAGGCCGATGAAGAAAATATCGAACAATCCATTAGCCTCAGCAAGGTGATAGAAGATATACTGGAACGGCGGCAGGATTCTATTCGCGAGGCACAGGCTATTATACAGATATATGATAAGGAAGTGTGTCATGTCAGTTATGTGAAAAGTTATTTGTATACGATCATAGATAATATGATCAGCAATGCCATCAAGTATCGTGACCCGGAGCGAAATTTGCAGCTAAATATCCATATTGAAAAAGTAGAAGATTATTGCCTGTTGATTTTTGAAGATAATGGGATAGGTATTAATTTAAACAAATATCGCAACCAACTTTTTCTTCCTTTTCGCAGAATAAGCAATCGCATAGAAGGGCTGGGGCTTGGACTTTATGTAATCCAAACCATGCTGCAAAAAAATGGTGGTTATATAGAAGTGACCAGCCAACCTGATAAAGGATCTGTATTTAAAATATTCTTAAAAGAATATTGTTAAATTTGGGTTATTATGGTATTTATGATTGATGATGATGATGATGCGCTTGAAATCTATTCTATGCTTATAGAAAAATCAGGCTATGCTGATTATTTTGTTACACATAATAATGGAATAGACGCTCTTGACGCTTTACAGGAAATACATGCCGGTAAGCAAAGTTTTCCAAGCTATATTCTTTTGGATCTTAACATGCCCGGGCTGGGAGGGGTAGATTTCGTAGAAAAATATGAGGAGCTATACCATCAGCATTACCCTCAAACCGAAATTATTATTCTTACTAGCTCTGTACGCGAAAAAGACAATGAAAAAGCCCTTAGCTACAGCTCTGTAAGCCATTTCATCAGCAAGCCTTTATCTAAAGATAAACTGATTAAGATGTTATCTGAGAGTGCTTCCAAATCATAGTACGACATCATAAAGTTCTTTAATCTGCTTCTGCCTCACTGATTCCGGCATACGACGCAGCGCAGCATTGCGTAAAACGCTTAGTACTCCATTCTCCCATTGAGCTACTTTCCCCAGTTGATAAGAGGTACGCACAATTTGTTGTGTCCTTTTCATACGCATTGCTTCATAACGCTGTAAAGCTTTCTCTACATCATTCAATTGAGCAAGCTGATTGGCTAATACGATAGCATCTTCTATGGCCATGCAGGCTCCCTGTCCCATATTGGGAGTGGTAGCATGCGCAGCATCACCAGCCAGGACTACTCTTCCAAATACGTATTTGCCAATCGGTTTGAGGTCAATAATATCGTTCCAGAGCAATTGCTCATTTCGGGTGTGGGAGAGTATTTCAGGAATGGGTGAATGATATTCCTTAAAGTGTTTTTTCAATTCTTCTACCCCAAAAGAACGCATGTAAGCATCCTGCTCAGGAGCATTGACTGTAGCAAACCAGTATATTTTGTTGTTTTTCAGCGGCACGATACCAAAACGTCCCGCCTTTCCCCAGGTTTCGGTAGCCTGATTTTCCTGCATGGCTGCTGGGCGATAGTCAATCACTGCTCTCCAGCAGGTATAACCTGCGTAGCGAGGCTTTACTTCAGGCAAAAGCTGTCCTCTCACGGCAGAGTGAATCCCATCAAAAGCAAGTAGCACTTCTCCCACTGCCTGAGTTCCATCTTCAAAATCTACCCTTACTTCTTGAGCATCCTGGGTGACATGTGAAAAAGATTTGCCCAGATGTAAACTTCCTTCCTGAAGATGACTCATCAAAATTTCATGCAATACCGCCCGGTGTATGGAAAAATTAGCGGCACCAAATTGCCGGGCCACCGGCTCAATGTCTGTTTGTGTAATCAGTTTACCCCATTGATCGGGGATGTTCATATAACGCAAAGTCTGGCCGGCTTTCATCAATTCTTCATCCAAACCTATTTGCCGCAATGCTAAAACTGCGTTAACCGACAAGCTGAGGCCAGCGCCTAAAGCTTTGATAACAGTTGCTTTTTCGTATACATGGGCTTCAAACCCTTTTCGTTGCAATGCAATGGCAGCACACAATCCTCCTATGCCGCCACCGATGATCAGTATTTTTTTCATAATTGTTGATTAGCTCCATAGAGCTAAAGCAAAGGTATAAAACAATTTTTATATATTAGCCCTCAAGAGCTAAAAATTATTTTTAACTTATGGATACCCGAGAAAAAATACTATTGACCGCAAAAGAGTTGTTCAATGAAAGAGGGCTGGATAGTACTTCTGCAAAAAATGTGGCTGCTGAGATAAGTATCAGTGACGGTAATTTAAGGTACCATTTTCGTACCAAAGAAGACCTGGTGTATGCTCTGTACATGCAGTTGGTAGAGGCTTTTAATCAGCAGTTCACTCAATATGAACAAATGAATTTTAGCCTTGCTCAAATATACCAAAGCCTGTCTTACGTCTATCATAAGCTTTATGACTACCGTTTTATGATGGCTGACTTTGTAGCAATCATGCGCAGGTTTCCCAAGATACAACAACATTACCGGGAGCTTACGCAAATCCGGCAGCAACAATTTGCCCACCTGACCGAGGCGCTGATCAAAGAAGGAATTTTCAAAAATGATATCCCTACCAGTCAGTATGCCCATATGAGTGAACAACTGAGTCTGTTATCCGATGCCTGGATAGGCCATGCCGAAGTACTTTATGAAGGAGATGAGAAGCAGAAGCTCCGACACTATCTGATGTTAGCTTTCAGCCTGCTGGTACCTTACCTTACGACCAAGGGAATGTACGAGTACATAGATATTGTGAGTAACAATTAAGGATAGATTTGTCCCCAAACTGATTGAAAGCGGCTATGCAGAATATTCCTTCACCACTTGAGATATCGTTTCTTTCAATGGCTCATAAGCCTGATAGCCACGGCTCAGCACATACAATTTTCTCCCATTTCGGAATAGGAGGGTAGGGAAACCTGTTACACTCAAACGTTGTACAAAGGCAAATTCCTCCCAGGTTTTCTGCTGATATTTTTCATCAGCAAAGAGTTGGATGAAGAACTCTTTGTCTAAATGATGCCTTTCAGCAATTCCGGCCAACACTTCCACATCATTCAGATTCTGTCCATCATAAAAAATAGCTTTCTGCAGATCATGGGCAAAAGCGATGCTGCTACCATTGGATACCGACTTGAAAATGCTGAGTGCCCGACAGGGCGGTTCTGAATTGTAAATATAACTACCTTCTTCCAGCAGGTCTTTAAATCCCTGACCAAAGGCAACACCTGCACGTTCTTCTACTGTCTGTAAAGCGCCTT harbors:
- a CDS encoding PAS domain-containing sensor histidine kinase, with translation MVYFSSLHQQASARNPKERLRQKIDDLRKELYEAEQEWLKLEKEEQKNIPLPKSLSPRPKKRDKKVFEFPKDYIYLLQATIENNDHLIVIIDHHYTCIAVNRKARLESYRLLGVEFRPGMDMRSNPKTDYPDLVQITKKWKDVLNGKKFTIQARLSGVHYDHAFYRLHFYPIQDKGKIIGAVLAGHDITREKKAQEIQIDLHNTLQLSNNKLKGIINGASHAIVAINLAYEIIELNEEGSAFLSLHYDSSVKAGDILTQFATEASLLKLWERALAGEKFIRLYKFGLKQGKIAHFELSFSNIRDDKGKLIGATMIARDVSKERQIEQELKDIKELKFLAENMAQLIWIIRADSEPEYFNKRFFHYTGYSLRELKQSKWRQVVHPEDLEESLRIWKKARQLEVPCEIEYRLKRASDQSYRWHLVRSVPMKNDHGKITHWISSATDIHERRVQTEQIEEKNNQLSRINQYLDDFVHATAHDLRVPVARLQLMVKAFQELSFEQREKLLPKIIRSVNHLDSTLRGLIQVIDLQADEENIEQSISLSKVIEDILERRQDSIREAQAIIQIYDKEVCHVSYVKSYLYTIIDNMISNAIKYRDPERNLQLNIHIEKVEDYCLLIFEDNGIGINLNKYRNQLFLPFRRISNRIEGLGLGLYVIQTMLQKNGGYIEVTSQPDKGSVFKIFLKEYC
- a CDS encoding response regulator, with translation MVFMIDDDDDALEIYSMLIEKSGYADYFVTHNNGIDALDALQEIHAGKQSFPSYILLDLNMPGLGGVDFVEKYEELYHQHYPQTEIIILTSSVREKDNEKALSYSSVSHFISKPLSKDKLIKMLSESASKS
- a CDS encoding FAD-dependent monooxygenase yields the protein MKKILIIGGGIGGLCAAIALQRKGFEAHVYEKATVIKALGAGLSLSVNAVLALRQIGLDEELMKAGQTLRYMNIPDQWGKLITQTDIEPVARQFGAANFSIHRAVLHEILMSHLQEGSLHLGKSFSHVTQDAQEVRVDFEDGTQAVGEVLLAFDGIHSAVRGQLLPEVKPRYAGYTCWRAVIDYRPAAMQENQATETWGKAGRFGIVPLKNNKIYWFATVNAPEQDAYMRSFGVEELKKHFKEYHSPIPEILSHTRNEQLLWNDIIDLKPIGKYVFGRVVLAGDAAHATTPNMGQGACMAIEDAIVLANQLAQLNDVEKALQRYEAMRMKRTQQIVRTSYQLGKVAQWENGVLSVLRNAALRRMPESVRQKQIKELYDVVL
- a CDS encoding TetR/AcrR family transcriptional regulator, with translation MDTREKILLTAKELFNERGLDSTSAKNVAAEISISDGNLRYHFRTKEDLVYALYMQLVEAFNQQFTQYEQMNFSLAQIYQSLSYVYHKLYDYRFMMADFVAIMRRFPKIQQHYRELTQIRQQQFAHLTEALIKEGIFKNDIPTSQYAHMSEQLSLLSDAWIGHAEVLYEGDEKQKLRHYLMLAFSLLVPYLTTKGMYEYIDIVSNN
- a CDS encoding DsbA family protein, translated to MENNEILYCYDPLCGWCYGFSPVIEKLEKHFKEQLKFTAYSGGMVTGSRVAPIGETFSYIKGALQTVEERAGVAFGQGFKDLLEEGSYIYNSEPPCRALSIFKSVSNGSSIAFAHDLQKAIFYDGQNLNDVEVLAGIAERHHLDKEFFIQLFADEKYQQKTWEEFAFVQRLSVTGFPTLLFRNGRKLYVLSRGYQAYEPLKETISQVVKEYSA